The sequence ACCTAATAGGTCTAATCTTATCCTAGGCTTCATGCCTGGAAGCCTGCTTGTGGGGCTACTGGTGTTGGCTGGCCAGGGTCCAGCTCGGTGGTCATTGCTGTGACTCTCTGGATGAGGCACCCAGTAGCCAGTCTCTGGTTCTGGATCATTGGCTAATACAAAGGGAGTGGCCTGAATGCACCCATGGGTGGCTATAGGGTGGAGGGGAGCTCAGAGCTAGGGTGGAAACCAGCACCTGCTGAGCAGAGACATGGGGAGCTCGGCTCTGAGCCCCTTGCAAGGCAAAGCAGTCAAGCTGGGGGCAGGGTTTGGAGAAGTGCCCGCCCCACTGGGCTTTAGGTGGGATGTTTAGAGGGTAAAAGCTCCTGTGGAGCAGGAGGCTTTGtggcttttctctccccctctctcctgcaggggcagcaggtttgtagaaatgttGGCAGTGCCCAGAAAGCCCAGAGTTCCCCCTGaactgcctaaggctctgggagggagtttgggtggggagaggaggtctggggtgcaggccctgggcaggggattggggtgcaggctctggggtggtgttTCTGTGCTGGGTGCAGGtttgagggtgggggtgcaggagggggtgaggggtgcaggctctgggctaggacaaggggtgggggtgtagagggagtttggggggtgggagagggtgtgggggtgcagTGGTTACCTGAGCCTCctaggcagggcaggctgggggggtcTCAACAAGCTGttgcccccaggcactgcccctgcagcttcctaTTGGCCACAGGCGcgcttggggtgggagcagcatcTGTAGACAGACTTTCTCCTCGCCCGCCCGCCCCAGCCAGCAGACACATGGCATGAGCAGGTAGGAAGTTGCTCGGCTCTCGGCTGCGCTGCCGGTGGTGAGTGAAATCGCCCGTGGGATGCATGGTGGGGAGCGCCCGGGGTGGAAGGTGGGACTGAGGGAGAGACCCGGAGTCAGGCCCCgggccaggaatattcctggtgcccaggcaccCTGGGCCCATAGAACTCTCCACCCATGTGCCCAGATGGGatgtttgcgggggggggggagctgccagTGAAGCAGGAGGCTTTGTGGCTGCTCTCTCATGGGTCTCTGCAGAGCACCTGTCTCCGTAGCAGGCAGCACAGATGCTCTTGCCTGGGGATCCCCTCTGGGCGCTCGGAGCCATGCACCCAAGTGGCGCCCAGTCTCATCTGGACAGCTGCACTAACATGTCttctcttccacccccccccTCTTACTCTGGTCCCAGGGAGATGGCAGCCCAGTGGGCAGTGCTGGGGCTGTTGGCTGCCTGCCTGGCCAGTGCTGCGAAGGAATCGGTGCTGAACGTGTGCATGGATGCCAAGCACCACAAAACCCAGCCAGGCCCGGAGGGGGCGCTGCATGGCCAGGTAGGGTCTTGTCCTATTGACACAGGTCAGTCCATCCCTGACCTCTTGGAGCTCTAGGTGAGGGGTAACTGGGTCCCCTGGACCTGCCGTCCATTCCAGTGCAGGCTTGTTCCTTACGCTGGGCTctcgtgggggagggggggcatgggCGTGGAGGACTGTGGTGCAGGAAGCTGGAGGTGTTCATGACACCAAGAACTGTGTGTTTTCTCTCAGCCCTAGGAGGCTGCGGCAGGCAGGGTCATGGTGCCAACATCCTTGGGCTGGCAATGAGACCCAGCTCTCTGGCAGCAGCCATGCAAGCCATGCAAACTGGGCTACTTCTTTTCCCTTTAAAGAGGCCTGTCCCTTGCTGTTTTCCTAGGGAAGGCCtcaggcagagggctggggagccaggactcctgccttgcaattccagctctgccactgattctgtGGGCAAACTTGGATATGTCCCTGTTAATTTCACTAGAATAAACTGACCCAAGTGTTGAAGGTGTTAACCTGACCCTGTCACTGTCTAGCTCACTGCTTGATATTATGGGTTGGGGTACTGAGTACAAAGACCTCAGCCCGCTTAGGACCATGGCGACAGCCACACTTATGAATAGCTATCTCTCTTTACTAAAGATGAGAGGAAAGAGGGCTGACACCTTTCTAGTGTCTGGTaactgaggccctgccccttctctgcgctccctcttctccccctccttgcCAAGTCAGAAAACCCCAGACATCAGGGCTTGTCTGGGTGCCATTTGACACACAAGCCGAAAGCCGGCCTATCTGGGTGAAAACTGGATGGGTGGCAAACCTCACTCAATACTGTGTTTCAAATTAGGCTGTAACTTTGACGAAACTCTTTGTTCCTATTCCCGTTCCCTTTTGCTGCAGAGTTTGTAGAAGGCAGGCCTGCTGATTGGGGGATGGGGGCAATTGTCCAGGGTCCTGGGTGACTTTAAAGGACCCAGGGACCCCCAGCAGCACAGTGGAGTGAGGGCAGCCTTCCTGCCTGGCCTTGCTCCATGCCATTCCTGGAAGCGGCCATCCCGTCTCTGCAGCCCCTTGGCAGGAGGTCTCtgggcactgcccctgccctgagcactgattccacagctcccattggctgggaactgcacaAAGACCCCCTGGGCCCCCCCTCACcggggagctgctgccagaggggtgtgctggTCGCTTTCAGGGGCCACCCCAGGGAAGAGTTAGCCCTgacccctctcctgcactccctCAGTGTCCCCTGTCTTTCTCTCCCGCCCCACCTGGCAGCTAGGAGATGGTGCTAACAGTCTTGTGGGGAAAAGAGGCATTAATAGAAATCTGTAGCTGTGAAGTCTGAGCCCacttcctagaagacaaaaccaGACCAACACATACTGGGGCAGAGAAACCGGAGAAGATCAGCTATGCAGCCAATCCTCTCTGCAACCTCCCTGTTGGAGAAACTGCTCCAAAACCTGGCAAATCTGCATCCCCACTGGGTGctgcctttctggtcacaggctcccAGGAGTGCTGCAGGATACAGTCTTGGTGGGGAAAAGCCAGACCCTTAAACAGAAGGCACAAGGGAGGGAGCGAGAGGAAAGCAGACTGAAGGTGGGGGAGGAATATGACATACTAGGGATTGGAGCCGGTGACGGCAGGAACCAAAGTCTCTCATCACATTCATGGCTTCAGCTCAGTCCTGACCACTGAAGGTGGCCATGTCAGGTGGGTTTTGCTGCCTTGCCCAGGCTGGTAAGAAGATATTTGGGAACTGGGACAAGGAAGGTGTCCTAGTGGATTGCAGGAGAAGGTTGGGGAGGCAGCCATGTCCCTCCTTTGTTCCCCCATCTCCCAGCCAGCAGTCAGTCTGATCTTCCTCCCAAAGTCCTGGGGTGTCtgggttttgttctttttaacctgCTCCCCCAAAAAAAGAGGGcaggggcagaacagcccatcccATTTCGCTCACCAGTTACACATGTTCCCAACAAACACATTTAGTTCAGGTTTCTAGTCCCACATTCATTAACTTGAGGAGCACGTTGAAGTGGTGCCTTGTAACTAGGAGGCTTTTTCATTTGGACAAATTCAGTTGGTCTCCTCTTTGtgcctttcccccatccccacttacccagtgccccccccccccagaggggATCACAATTGGGGTAGATCTGGAGGCCCTAATAACACCATATAACAGCTCAGcggctgcccctccagccccagtctGTAGCTTCCCCACTTCATGGCATTTTGTCGACTTAAAGATCTCCAAGCACTCGGCAAAATAGCATCCCTGCCCTTCCGTCCCCGGTCCTTGGCCGTGGCCCTGGCAGTGGTCTGATGCAGGAGCAGTCCCGCCGTGCAGCACTGGAGGCTGGTGATGCTGCTGCATCCACGGCATCCTGTCTGCCCCCCGGGTGAGCGGCCGGAGTCCCCTGCGCACCCGTCCCTTGCTGTGTTCCCAGTGTGCCCCGTGGAAAGACAACGCCTGCTGCACGGCTGAGACCAGCACAGGGGCTCACCAGGACCAGTCCTACCTGTACAGCTTCAACTGGGCCCACTGCAGGGTGATGCCAGACAAGTGCAAGTGGCACTTCATCCAGGACACGTGTCTGTACGAGTGCTCGCCCAACCTGGGGCCCTGGATCCACCAGgtcagggggcgctgggctgggcgCTGCGGGCGGGAGAGCAGGCTGGCTTGGTGCATATGCTCACGGCTCCCTCTAGTGGCGGGTCCAAATAGTGAGGAGTGAACTAGCACCATGCAGAGTGGCTCCTCCAGCTTGAGCGGTCGGGGGCTCGTGCTTTCTGTGCCGAAGGCCCCAGGTGCCATTCTCCACTGTCAGCTGGTGTCCCCCCAGGGCCCACTGCATGTGGGCAGGACAATCCCCTCAAAGCGTCCTGAGATCGGGAGGCTGCACTGAACGGCTCCTTTAGCTTCCCTCCCCAGGCGGTGCCCCGTGGGTcctgccatcccccctcctgTCTAGGACCCCAGAGAGCCTGGCTCCAATGCTCAGCTTGGCTGGGTTTCTCGGTGGGACTGAAGCTGCCTCTGTCCCGGGGTGAGGTGGGTTCGTGCAGCGTGTTTGCTGGGAGGCAACAGGTAAGATGGCAGATGCTGCTCCTGGCCAGGGCTCTGCAATAAATCCAGGATCTCTTCCTGGATGCCTGGGTGGCCTGCCTGGGATGCAGTTGAGCTGTAGATGCTGCCACACAGGTGTGCGGGGAGGCTGCTGTGAGGCTCTCCTGTCCCCTGGGGCCTGGGCCTGGTTCTGCTGGGACACGCACTGGCTCTGTTCAGTGGTGCTAgatcagggggtgggggagagaatgtGTCTCACCCTTGCTCCCTGGGGCGACTGATGTTGCCTGCAGGGGGCCCAGAGCTGCCCCCTGATGCTCACAAGCCTGTGTCCTGGCAGGCGGATACCAGCTGGCGCCGGGAGAGGATCCTCAACGTCCCGCTGTGCAAGGAGGACTGCGAGCAGTGGTGGGAGGACTGCAAGGACGCCGTCACCTGCAAAGAGAACTGGCACAAGGGCTGGAACTGGACTTCGGGTCAGTGAGGCCGAGAACAAACTCTGCCTGCTGCAGGGGGGAGCTGGACTGCTGTACCCTGAGTGGGGCAGGGTCACACCTTGCTTATGGGTTTGCAGCTGTCTTAGAGGCCcaagggatggaggaggggctcccacctctccctgccccctgatgGCAGCAGCCCTCAGACTAGCTCCAGACCCTGGGTGGGGGGCTTGCGAGAGGAGCACCCTGGGAGTGAGGGCTGAGGCTGTAGTCTCCTCTGGTCTCAGTGCAGTCCCTGGCTTGGTTTGGACTAGGCAGGTGGATGGTCCCCTGGACTGAACTTGGTGTCCAGTGACCCTGGGGCAGCTTCAACTGTGGAGATGGTGCCCACGCTGGAGCAGGGGCCGGGAAACCTGCCTCCTGTGTGAGCAGAACTGCCTAGCAGGTGGCCATGGGGCTCTGGGGTCTTCCTCCCCATGGCGACTGGGCGTGTGGTGCCCCTCTACAGAGTTGTGGCCATACCTGGTTCTGCTTGCCAGTATCCCCTGCCTCCAAAGGGGGTTAGGGGCCTGGTCCTGGAGGAGGCAACAGCTGTGGAATCCTAGGGGCAGAGCCGGAGGGTGTAAAATGGGGCTCCCCAGTCAGGAACACGCAGAAAAGGAGCTGGCAGGAGACCTGGATGCTGAGATCTGGGCTGTGAATGCCCCTGTACTTCCAGTGGGCGGAGGAGTGAATGGGGCTCAGCTGAGGCTGGAGTAGTGGCTGGCAGATAATGCACAGAGGAAGGATGACCCAGTGCTTGGAGCCTGGGACTTGAGACCTGCTTCAATTCCCTGCTAGTGACTGTAGGGGGTGGCCACTGTCTCACCACACTCCCAGCTCTTTCAATGTTCAGGAGGCCAAATAAGCAAACCAAGCCAAATATATTGTCGCAACCAATCCTGCACCTTGGCAGGGGGTCAGAGTAGGTAACCCTAGTGGTTCCCTCCTAAAGACCTCTGGTGCAATACAAACCCATTCCTACCTGCTCCTGCCAAGGGAGAGGAGTGTGTCTCACATGGCTAAGACCCAACCCACCAGTTTGTAACTGTTGCTTGGTGTCCCTGTATGCTGTGTTCTGTACCAGTACTGGGACCTAGACTGGATAGACTTTTGCCTTTGACAAGCTCTTAGCTAGTGCCAAGGCTGAAGGCAGTTTCCCAAAGTGTTGATCTTGTATTGGCTAGCACTGCTCTTCCATAGTGTGACCTTAATtcagtctctgcctcagtttcccacctgtggAGAAGAGCACAGCCTTACCTTGGGGGCTCATGAGGATAAAGGCACAACAGACCCTGGGGTGATGGAGGGCCTAGAAGGAtcaaggtgcattggcagagctgtggggggtgggaaaccCCAGCTGGGCTAGTGGGTTCCTCATTCTTACTAGCCTCCATCTGGCTCTCCAGGCTGCCAGTCAGAGATCAATCCAGGAGGTGAGTGACATGGCTACAAGCCCTTGAACTTCACCTCACAGGGAAGGACAGTTTCTCCCACAAGCCAGCTGGGCCGTTGCCAGATCAGCCAGTAGCCTGGGATGGGCAGATGCCTCGCAGCCAGAGATGGGGAAGGCATCATAGATGGTGTCAAGCCACAGCTTGCTCACTGccgccctctccctccccttccagggaCCAACCGGTGCCCCCGCAGCTCCACATGCCAGCCATTCAAGTACGTCTTCCCCCGGCCGGCAGACCTGTGTGAGAAGATCTGGTCCAACTCGTACAAATACACCCTGGAGCACCGGGGCGGCGGGCGCTGCATCCAGATGTGGTTCGACCCTGCCCAGGGGAACCCCAACGTGGCCGTGGCCAAGTACTACGCCCAGAacgggagagatgcctctcctgCACCATGGGCTGGCCTGCTGCTGCCTCCTGCTCTCCTGtccctgctctgagcagccagGAGCCTCTGGCAGCCCCACTGGCTTATACAGGAAACATTTTTGCTCGGGGGCATGGGGTGTTTGCCCTGCTTTGGGCTCTGGCCAGCAGAGTCGGGATGCGGTCTGGTTACTGCTAACTGCAGGTGGAAACTGTCTGGAACTGAGACCTTCCCAGCTTATGTAGAAGATTTGGGCAAAATAAACTATCCCAGCCTTGCTCTGTGCCTGGTTCCTCCTTCATAGAAACATCCTTCTGCTCAGTCCCCAGGGCTGCAAAGCTACAAGGGGGGCCCAGCCAGAGGCTCCTTGGGGCTCTCAGGTTGCCTGGCAGGTGGGTACCTTTGTCCTAAACTGAGGTGGGAGCTGGGCTTGGGCAGAGTATGATCAGTGAGTGTAGGCCTGGCTCCAACCCCTGCTCATCCCCCTGGGGGGCTTTGGGTGCTTTGACTACGGGGGGGCTGCAGAGCAGGGTCTGGGCAATGCAGACAGCGGCAGCATCCTCTCCTGCCTGGTGCTAGGAACCCCCTGTCCCTGGCTCCCCTCACTCGTGCATCCCCATCCCCTGATCTCCTGCCACATGAGGCAGCTACAACGCTACACCCCCAAACTGGGCATTGGCAAGGGACAGGTCCCGTCTCTGAATGCCGGCTGCGCTGTGTTCAGGAGTCCCATCCAGTGCCTTAGGATGAGTAACAGACCAGCTCCAACCTTGTCTGGTGAGGGCACAGCTTGTTCTTCATCCGCACGGGGATGAAAGCAAACCGTGGGGCATGGGAAGGTCAGAAGGGCTGGCTCTCCCccatgggggggcagcagggtgtcTCTGATCAGAGAGCTTCACCCCCCCCCGCAAACCCTTTCCATCCCAAGCAGTGTCAAGACAGATCTTGGCAAAACTTCATGGTGGCAgatgtcctgcccagccctggagccCATGTAGGGACCctctgggaagaggcagggcctagTCCCATGCCAGCCACATGACTACAGCTTTCCCTGGTCCTGCAGGATGCTCTCAGGGTTTATCTTCACCTGGAGcagcacaaccccccccccccccacacacacacacaggtgcagCTGTGGGGCTTTAGGGAAgccactacccccccccccccagctgggagagcttctcctgtcagcatcactaatccccctcccccagagccagtGGCTATGTTGACCTAGCATGGTCTATGCCCAGGGCTATGGTTGGCCTGGCTACAGCACCCAGGGGTGTGGGTGGAGCAGTGTAGCTATTGCATGGGGCAGTAGGGTGGACCCGGTGTCAGTATGCCCCGGTCTCAGCTGGTCTGGGCAATGGCTGGGGCCTGGGTACAAAGAACCTGGTTTCCTGCTGCTAGAATTCCCAGGAGGCCTGGTTAGCGCGGGCTGAGGGccctggggaaggaagagaagtaACTGAaagtgtggggagatggggagctgctggcagggaggagcaca is a genomic window of Lepidochelys kempii isolate rLepKem1 chromosome 1, rLepKem1.hap2, whole genome shotgun sequence containing:
- the LOC140899562 gene encoding folate receptor alpha-like produces the protein MAAQWAVLGLLAACLASAAKESVLNVCMDAKHHKTQPGPEGALHGQCAPWKDNACCTAETSTGAHQDQSYLYSFNWAHCRVMPDKCKWHFIQDTCLYECSPNLGPWIHQADTSWRRERILNVPLCKEDCEQWWEDCKDAVTCKENWHKGWNWTSGTNRCPRSSTCQPFKYVFPRPADLCEKIWSNSYKYTLEHRGGGRCIQMWFDPAQGNPNVAVAKYYAQNGRDASPAPWAGLLLPPALLSLL